The Brasilonema sennae CENA114 genome includes a region encoding these proteins:
- a CDS encoding AAA family ATPase — MKEELSILIQAQYPLIYLVTSEEERAEQAISTIAQSSKPQRKVYVWTVTHGIVEYGQPRNVTQHNTVSPEAAVEWIIRQKEPGIFILKDLHPFIDAPATTRSLRDAIASFKGLHKNVILMSPMQQVPIELEKEVVVLDFPLPDMGDLNKVLSTHLDQNRGRRLATEAREKLLRAALGLTKDEAEKVYRKAQVTTGRLTEDEVDIVLSEKKQLIRRNGILEYIEEDATIDAVGGLEELKRWLKQRSNAFTERAREYGLPQPKGMLILGVPGCGKSLIAKTTSRLWGLPLLRLDMGRVYDGSMVGRSEANLRNALKTAESISPAILFIDELDKSFAGSGGSGDSDGGTSSRIFGSFLTWMQEKKSPVFVMATANRVERLPGEFLRKGRFDEIFFVDLPTPEERQDIFTIHLSKRREDISRFDLEQLSKMSDGFSGAEIEQAIVAAMYEAFAQDREFTQLDIIAAIKATLPLSRTMQEQVTALRDWARQRARPAASSVAEYQRMEF; from the coding sequence ATGAAAGAAGAGCTCAGTATCCTCATTCAAGCTCAATACCCTTTAATCTACCTTGTGACCTCCGAGGAAGAGCGGGCTGAGCAGGCAATTTCTACAATCGCTCAATCGTCAAAGCCACAGCGAAAAGTGTATGTTTGGACAGTAACTCACGGCATCGTGGAGTATGGTCAACCCCGGAACGTCACTCAACATAACACCGTTTCTCCGGAAGCGGCAGTTGAATGGATTATCCGGCAGAAAGAACCAGGTATATTTATTCTTAAAGATTTACATCCATTTATAGATGCGCCAGCGACAACAAGGTCATTGCGTGATGCGATCGCCAGCTTTAAGGGGTTGCACAAGAATGTTATCTTGATGTCACCGATGCAGCAAGTCCCAATTGAACTGGAAAAGGAAGTTGTCGTTCTTGATTTTCCGCTTCCAGACATGGGAGATTTAAATAAAGTTTTATCTACTCATTTGGATCAAAACCGTGGACGGCGGTTAGCAACAGAAGCGCGTGAAAAACTCTTAAGGGCGGCTCTAGGATTAACTAAAGATGAAGCGGAAAAAGTCTACCGTAAGGCACAGGTCACTACAGGGCGTCTGACGGAAGATGAAGTAGACATAGTTTTATCTGAGAAAAAGCAGCTAATTCGGCGCAATGGTATATTAGAATACATAGAAGAAGACGCAACTATTGATGCTGTTGGTGGCTTGGAAGAGTTGAAAAGGTGGCTGAAGCAGCGCTCTAACGCTTTTACAGAGAGGGCGCGTGAGTACGGTTTACCTCAACCAAAAGGTATGCTAATCTTAGGAGTCCCAGGTTGTGGTAAATCCTTAATTGCCAAAACAACTTCTCGACTGTGGGGTTTGCCACTACTGCGATTAGATATGGGGCGAGTCTATGATGGCTCAATGGTAGGACGTTCAGAAGCAAATTTACGTAACGCCTTAAAAACAGCAGAATCTATTTCACCCGCAATTTTATTTATAGACGAGTTAGATAAATCATTTGCTGGAAGTGGAGGTTCTGGAGATTCTGATGGTGGAACTTCCAGCCGGATATTCGGCTCTTTCCTCACCTGGATGCAAGAAAAGAAATCACCAGTATTTGTCATGGCAACAGCCAACCGAGTTGAACGTCTACCTGGTGAATTTTTGAGGAAAGGTCGCTTTGATGAAATTTTCTTTGTAGATCTGCCCACCCCAGAAGAGCGCCAAGACATATTCACGATACACTTGTCTAAGCGCCGAGAAGACATCTCGCGATTTGACCTAGAACAACTTTCTAAGATGTCTGACGGATTTTCTGGAGCAGAAATTGAACAAGCGATTGTTGCGGCAATGTACGAAGCTTTTGCCCAAGATCGGGAGTTCACACAATTAGATATTATTGCGGCTATTAAAGCAACACTGCCGTTGTCGCGTACGATGCAAGAACAAGTCACAGCTCTCAGAGACTGGGCTAGACAACGAGCAAGACCAGCCGCATCCTCCGTTGCTGAGTATCAGCGAATGGAGTTCTAA
- a CDS encoding DUF1257 domain-containing protein produces MSHFSTLRTKITDAEILKSSLRDLGISVKTEADVRGYNGQRVRSDIVAVLEGEYDLGWSRNSDGSFDLIADLWGVAKKHNQTELINSINQKYAVNKTLAEVKQRGLQNANVKLVLQ; encoded by the coding sequence ATGTCTCACTTTAGCACTCTGCGTACCAAAATCACCGATGCAGAAATTCTTAAGTCTTCCCTGCGCGATCTAGGCATCTCTGTTAAGACTGAAGCTGATGTTCGTGGTTACAACGGTCAGCGTGTTCGTTCCGACATCGTTGCAGTTTTGGAAGGCGAGTATGATCTCGGTTGGTCTCGCAACAGCGATGGTTCCTTCGATCTGATCGCAGACCTATGGGGTGTTGCTAAGAAGCACAACCAAACCGAGTTGATCAACTCCATCAACCAAAAGTATGCCGTTAACAAAACCCTGGCAGAAGTGAAGCAACGCGGTCTGCAAAACGCCAACGTTAAGTTGGTATTGCAATAG
- a CDS encoding AAA family ATPase, with protein MKQRGKLFFFCGKMAARKSSLAREIARREDAVLVVQDQLLIKLFPGEVVDIPSFVKYSSMLRDALAAHICSLLLKGISVVLDFPGNTRTQRAWFRELFERANADHELHYVDVTDELCKRQLRERSRELTEGSAFTSDAEFDAITKYFQAPSDDENFNVIRHQRG; from the coding sequence ATGAAGCAGCGAGGAAAGCTCTTCTTCTTTTGCGGAAAGATGGCGGCGCGAAAATCGAGCCTTGCAAGGGAAATAGCGCGGCGAGAGGACGCGGTTTTGGTAGTGCAAGACCAGTTGCTGATCAAGTTGTTTCCGGGCGAAGTCGTGGACATCCCTAGCTTCGTCAAGTATTCATCAATGCTGAGAGATGCTCTTGCGGCGCACATATGCTCACTGCTCTTAAAGGGCATATCTGTTGTGCTCGACTTTCCTGGCAACACGAGAACGCAGCGTGCCTGGTTTCGGGAGCTATTTGAACGTGCGAACGCCGATCATGAGTTGCACTACGTCGATGTAACTGACGAGTTGTGCAAGCGTCAGCTGCGGGAGCGGAGTAGGGAGCTTACTGAAGGCTCAGCTTTTACGAGCGATGCCGAATTTGATGCCATTACAAAGTACTTTCAGGCACCATCAGACGATGAGAACTTTAACGTCATTCGTCATCAGCGCGGCTAA
- a CDS encoding DUF433 domain-containing protein, translating into MKAVGEVAKVNCRRCILPCNRDRSALVCWHGNKRKGIRPCQRTNNLSYPGKPVIAGTRITVEIILEKLAAGETPEQILGLKQKLSPNVAQTDFISGEYVTIMG; encoded by the coding sequence GTGAAAGCCGTTGGTGAGGTTGCAAAGGTTAACTGCCGCCGCTGCATTTTGCCGTGTAACCGCGATCGCTCTGCTTTAGTCTGCTGGCATGGTAATAAAAGAAAAGGTATCCGACCATGCCAACGCACAAACAACCTATCGTATCCGGGAAAACCAGTGATTGCAGGAACTCGCATCACAGTTGAAATAATTCTTGAAAAACTTGCTGCTGGTGAAACCCCAGAGCAAATACTGGGACTTAAACAAAAATTAAGCCCAAATGTAGCCCAAACTGACTTTATAAGCGGAGAATACGTCACGATTATGGGTTAA
- a CDS encoding DUF4926 domain-containing protein yields MNSQIKLLDVVALLKDIPEFDLYRGQVGTIVEEYEPGVFEVEFSDTDGHTYVMETLEADKLMILYHQRLAENRIAM; encoded by the coding sequence ATGAATTCACAAATTAAGTTACTTGATGTAGTTGCATTGCTGAAAGATATACCAGAGTTCGATTTGTATAGGGGACAGGTTGGAACAATTGTTGAAGAGTATGAGCCTGGAGTATTTGAAGTAGAGTTTAGCGATACTGATGGTCACACTTATGTGATGGAAACATTAGAAGCTGACAAGTTGATGATTTTGTATCATCAGCGATTGGCAGAAAATAGGATTGCTATGTAG
- the gcvP gene encoding aminomethyl-transferring glycine dehydrogenase, giving the protein MVTNVPRPKSNHQQMSGESSQKLSSFQERHIGSSSSDIKHLLEVLGYSTLDELIDQAVPQAIRLSDSLELPEAENEYAALAQLKEIASKNQVFRSFIGMGYYDCITPPVIGRNILENPGWYTAYTPYQPEIAQGRLEALLNFQTMIIDLTGLEIANASLLDEATAAAEAMTMSYGFCKNKANTYFVSRECHPQTIDVLQTRAQPLGIDIIVGDHQTFDFSEPIFGAILQYPASDGTIYDYRAFIEKAHAMGALVTVAADPLSLTLLTPPGEFGADIAVGSTQRFGIPLGYGGPHAAYFATKEEYKRQVPGRIVGVSKDAQGKPALRLALQTREQHIRREKATSNICTAQVLLAVMASMYAVYHGPDGLKRIAENIHQKTVMLSEGLKRLGYSIGSEYFFDTLQVDLGERSLDEILQACKADNINIRILNTTTVGISLDETTTEKDLIDLLEIFAFGDDLLFPPASGHSSALFLPRTTSYLTHPVFNRYHSETELLRYLHKLEAKDLSLTTSMIPLGSCTMKLNATSEMIPVTWAEFGKIHPFAPLSQTRGYQILFQQLEEWLGQITGFAGVSLQPNAGSQGEYTGLLVIRKYHESRGEGHRNVCLIPQSAHGTNPASAVMCGMKVVAVACDAEGNVDLDDLKAKAQKHSKELAALMVTYPSTHGVFEEQIQEICIVVHTHGGQVYMDGANMNAQVGLCRPRDIGADVCHLNLHKTFCIPHGGGGPGMGPIGVASHLVPFLPGHAVVEMDGEQKMGAVSAAPWGSASILVISWMYIAMMGADGLTEATKVAILNANYIANRLESYYPVLYKGKNGLVAHECILDLRSLKKSANIEIDDIAKRLMDYGFHAPTVSWPVAGTIMVEPTESESKEELDRFCDAMIAIRQEIAEIESGKMDAQDNVLKNAPHTAESLIVGEWNHPYSREQAAYPAPWTREHKFWPSVGRIDAAYGDRNFVCSCLPMDAY; this is encoded by the coding sequence GTGGTAACTAATGTTCCTCGTCCTAAATCAAACCATCAGCAGATGTCAGGGGAAAGTAGCCAAAAGTTAAGTTCTTTTCAAGAACGGCATATTGGATCATCATCCAGTGATATCAAGCATTTACTTGAGGTGCTGGGTTATAGTACTCTTGATGAACTTATTGACCAAGCAGTGCCGCAGGCAATTCGGTTATCTGATTCATTAGAGTTACCAGAAGCAGAAAATGAGTACGCAGCACTTGCTCAGCTCAAGGAAATCGCTTCCAAAAATCAAGTTTTCCGCTCGTTTATTGGTATGGGGTACTACGACTGTATCACCCCACCTGTGATTGGACGCAATATTCTAGAGAACCCTGGTTGGTATACCGCCTACACTCCCTATCAGCCAGAAATTGCCCAAGGACGACTCGAAGCGCTGCTGAATTTCCAAACCATGATTATTGACTTAACAGGTTTAGAAATTGCTAATGCTTCATTGCTAGATGAAGCCACAGCAGCCGCAGAAGCGATGACTATGAGCTATGGTTTTTGCAAAAATAAAGCAAATACCTATTTTGTCTCTCGTGAGTGTCATCCCCAAACTATAGATGTGTTGCAAACACGCGCTCAACCTTTGGGAATTGATATTATTGTCGGAGATCATCAAACCTTTGATTTTTCTGAACCCATTTTTGGGGCAATTCTCCAGTACCCCGCCAGCGATGGCACAATCTATGACTACCGCGCTTTTATAGAAAAAGCCCATGCTATGGGAGCATTGGTAACGGTAGCAGCAGACCCCTTAAGTCTGACTTTGCTAACACCCCCAGGTGAATTTGGTGCTGATATTGCTGTAGGAAGCACTCAGCGCTTTGGTATTCCCTTGGGCTACGGGGGACCTCACGCAGCTTACTTTGCCACCAAAGAAGAGTATAAGCGTCAAGTTCCAGGGCGAATTGTTGGTGTATCAAAAGATGCTCAGGGTAAACCTGCGTTGCGCCTTGCTTTGCAAACCCGTGAACAGCACATTCGCCGCGAAAAAGCAACTAGTAATATCTGTACAGCACAAGTGTTGCTGGCAGTCATGGCAAGTATGTATGCTGTATACCACGGTCCTGATGGACTCAAAAGAATTGCTGAGAACATCCACCAAAAGACTGTGATGCTGTCAGAAGGATTAAAACGTTTGGGTTACAGCATTGGTTCTGAATATTTCTTTGATACCCTGCAAGTCGATTTAGGAGAACGGAGTTTAGATGAGATTTTACAAGCTTGTAAAGCAGATAACATTAACATACGCATTTTAAACACAACTACTGTAGGTATATCCTTAGACGAAACGACTACAGAAAAAGACTTAATCGACCTCTTGGAAATTTTCGCTTTTGGCGACGATCTACTCTTCCCCCCGGCTTCCGGACATTCCTCTGCTCTTTTTCTCCCCCGTACCACTAGCTACCTCACTCACCCCGTTTTCAACCGCTATCACTCAGAAACTGAGTTGTTGCGTTACCTGCACAAGCTGGAAGCTAAGGATTTGTCGCTGACAACATCGATGATTCCTTTAGGATCATGTACGATGAAGCTTAATGCCACATCTGAGATGATACCAGTCACATGGGCTGAGTTTGGCAAAATACATCCTTTTGCACCACTCTCACAAACACGGGGTTATCAAATCCTGTTCCAGCAGCTAGAGGAATGGTTAGGACAAATCACAGGATTTGCGGGAGTTTCGCTGCAACCAAATGCTGGTTCTCAAGGTGAATATACAGGGTTGCTCGTCATTAGGAAGTATCATGAAAGTCGAGGGGAAGGACACCGGAATGTTTGTTTGATTCCCCAGTCTGCACATGGGACAAACCCTGCAAGTGCTGTGATGTGTGGGATGAAAGTGGTTGCTGTTGCTTGTGATGCTGAAGGTAATGTTGATTTAGATGACCTTAAGGCAAAAGCTCAAAAGCATAGTAAAGAACTTGCGGCGTTAATGGTAACATATCCCTCAACTCATGGTGTGTTTGAGGAGCAAATTCAGGAAATCTGTATTGTTGTTCACACTCACGGTGGACAAGTTTACATGGATGGGGCGAATATGAATGCTCAAGTGGGGCTTTGTCGTCCGAGAGATATCGGCGCGGATGTTTGTCACTTGAACTTGCATAAAACCTTCTGTATCCCACACGGTGGCGGTGGTCCTGGTATGGGACCTATTGGCGTTGCTTCCCATCTGGTACCATTTCTTCCTGGGCACGCTGTTGTTGAAATGGACGGTGAACAAAAAATGGGTGCAGTTTCCGCTGCACCTTGGGGAAGCGCGAGTATTCTCGTGATATCTTGGATGTATATTGCTATGATGGGTGCAGATGGTTTGACGGAAGCAACCAAAGTCGCAATTTTGAATGCAAACTATATCGCCAACAGACTTGAATCTTACTATCCCGTTTTGTATAAAGGGAAAAATGGTTTAGTTGCTCATGAGTGTATTTTGGATTTGCGATCGCTCAAAAAATCTGCAAATATCGAAATCGATGATATTGCCAAGCGCCTAATGGATTATGGCTTCCATGCACCAACGGTTTCCTGGCCTGTGGCAGGTACAATCATGGTGGAACCCACAGAAAGTGAATCCAAAGAAGAGTTAGACCGTTTCTGTGATGCAATGATTGCTATTCGCCAAGAAATCGCGGAAATTGAATCAGGTAAAATGGATGCCCAAGATAATGTCTTGAAGAATGCACCCCACACAGCAGAAAGTCTGATTGTCGGAGAATGGAATCATCCCTACTCACGGGAACAAGCTGCTTACCCAGCACCTTGGACTCGTGAACACAAATTCTGGCCCAGTGTTGGTCGTATTGACGCCGCATATGGAGATAGAAATTTTGTTTGCTCTTGTCTGCCAATGGATGCGTATTAA
- the gcvH gene encoding glycine cleavage system protein GcvH, which yields MPFEYPEDLRYLDTHEYVRLEGEIATIGITDFAVDQLGDIVFLDLPDIGDAVSKEETFGTIESVKAVEDLNSPVTGTVIERNELLIESPEQLAEDPYGEGWLLKVRVNKSGEIDDALTASEYSIQVEG from the coding sequence ATGCCCTTTGAATATCCTGAAGATTTGAGATACTTAGATACTCATGAATACGTGCGTCTTGAAGGCGAAATTGCCACCATTGGCATTACCGACTTTGCGGTAGACCAATTAGGTGACATTGTGTTTTTAGATCTCCCAGATATTGGTGACGCTGTCTCCAAGGAAGAAACCTTTGGCACAATTGAATCCGTGAAAGCTGTGGAAGACCTTAATTCCCCAGTTACTGGTACAGTTATAGAACGCAATGAACTTTTGATAGAATCACCAGAACAATTGGCAGAAGATCCTTATGGGGAAGGATGGTTGCTCAAAGTACGCGTTAACAAGTCTGGTGAAATTGATGATGCCTTGACTGCAAGTGAATACAGCATTCAGGTAGAAGGATAG
- the gcvT gene encoding glycine cleavage system aminomethyltransferase GcvT, whose amino-acid sequence MANQEEIILSLARSPLFELAQELKARLTTFGGWEMPVQFVGITKEHEAVRNAAGMFDISHMGKFTLQGKNLISQLQLLVPSDLSRLQAGQAQYTVLLNHKGGIIDDIIFYYQGEDATGEQRGVIIVNAATTDKDKTWLLQHLDQNQVKFQDLSLEKVLIAVQGPKAVSILQTLVQEDLTSIKAFGHLQGTVLGKPAFLARTGYTGEDGFEVMLDLDVGVELWRSLINAGVIPCGLGARDTLRLEAAMPLYGQDIDDTTTPLEAGLGWLVHLDTKGDFIGRSVLEQQKAAGVQRRLVGLQMQGRNIARHGYQVLSTGVVVGEVTSGTLSPVLGYPIALAYVPSQLATVNQQLEVEIRGKAYPAVVVKRPFYRSKNRVKNFE is encoded by the coding sequence GTGGCTAATCAAGAAGAAATCATCCTATCCTTAGCGCGATCGCCTTTATTTGAACTTGCACAAGAACTCAAAGCACGACTCACCACTTTTGGTGGTTGGGAAATGCCCGTGCAATTTGTTGGCATAACCAAGGAACACGAGGCTGTGAGAAATGCAGCAGGAATGTTCGATATTTCCCACATGGGTAAATTTACTTTGCAAGGGAAGAACCTTATATCTCAACTCCAGCTTTTAGTTCCTTCAGATTTAAGCCGCTTGCAAGCCGGTCAAGCTCAATACACTGTCTTATTAAATCATAAAGGTGGTATCATTGACGACATCATCTTTTACTACCAAGGCGAAGACGCCACTGGTGAACAACGGGGAGTGATAATTGTCAATGCGGCTACTACTGACAAAGATAAAACATGGCTCTTGCAACATCTTGACCAAAATCAAGTGAAATTCCAAGACCTTTCACTTGAAAAAGTCTTAATTGCCGTGCAAGGACCAAAAGCCGTAAGCATTCTTCAGACCTTGGTGCAAGAAGATTTAACATCTATTAAAGCATTTGGGCACTTGCAGGGAACAGTACTAGGTAAACCAGCATTTCTTGCCCGCACGGGTTACACCGGGGAAGATGGCTTTGAGGTGATGTTAGATTTAGATGTGGGGGTAGAATTGTGGAGAAGTCTAATCAATGCTGGTGTCATTCCTTGCGGACTAGGTGCGAGAGACACCCTCAGGCTAGAAGCAGCAATGCCACTTTACGGCCAGGATATTGACGACACGACGACTCCATTAGAAGCTGGTTTAGGCTGGCTAGTTCATCTTGATACCAAAGGAGACTTTATCGGTCGCTCAGTTTTGGAACAGCAAAAAGCTGCTGGAGTTCAACGCCGACTAGTAGGTTTGCAAATGCAAGGGCGTAACATTGCCCGTCATGGCTATCAAGTGTTATCAACTGGTGTGGTCGTTGGAGAGGTGACTAGTGGTACACTATCACCAGTTCTTGGTTATCCCATAGCCTTAGCCTATGTTCCCAGTCAACTAGCGACTGTGAATCAGCAGCTAGAAGTAGAAATTCGTGGCAAAGCTTACCCAGCGGTTGTGGTAAAACGTCCGTTTTATCGATCAAAAAACCGTGTGAAGAATTTTGAATGA
- a CDS encoding Rpn family recombination-promoting nuclease/putative transposase: MKTDSIFYRLFTTFPNAFFELINLQSYEANAYNFASVELKQTAFRIDGVFLPTADASTRPIYFVEVQFQKDTEFYARLFSEIFLYLRLYAPTKAWRAVVIFPRRSIEPTKVEPYQVLLESQLVTRLYLNELGDRAEQSLGVGIIKLIVENEKQTPALAKNLIARTRTELTNAALVQQVLDLIETIVLYKLPRISRQELVRMFGLGDFDIKKTRFYEEVREEILEEVRQEKALELIMRQLRRRIGNMDQQLQERISQLSIEQLENLAEALLDFSTQADLTTWLQDQSN, translated from the coding sequence ATGAAAACCGACTCCATTTTTTATCGCCTATTCACAACCTTTCCGAATGCTTTCTTTGAATTAATTAACCTGCAATCTTATGAGGCAAATGCATATAATTTCGCTTCTGTAGAATTAAAACAAACAGCATTTCGTATTGATGGAGTCTTTCTTCCCACTGCTGATGCTAGTACTCGCCCAATTTATTTTGTTGAGGTTCAGTTTCAAAAAGATACCGAATTTTACGCCCGTTTATTTTCAGAAATATTTCTGTATTTGCGACTTTACGCACCAACCAAGGCTTGGAGAGCAGTCGTTATATTTCCTCGCCGTAGCATCGAACCAACAAAAGTCGAACCCTATCAAGTCTTACTCGAAAGTCAACTTGTAACACGATTATATCTGAATGAGCTTGGGGATAGGGCTGAACAATCTTTGGGAGTTGGTATCATTAAATTAATAGTTGAAAATGAAAAACAAACTCCCGCATTAGCCAAAAACTTGATTGCCAGGACACGCACAGAGCTAACCAATGCAGCGCTTGTACAGCAAGTGCTAGATTTAATAGAAACAATTGTACTATACAAATTACCGCGCATCAGTCGTCAGGAGTTGGTGAGGATGTTTGGATTGGGTGATTTTGATATCAAAAAAACCAGATTTTATGAGGAAGTCCGTGAGGAAATCCTTGAGGAAGTCAGACAGGAAAAAGCTCTAGAGTTAATTATGCGTCAGCTTCGACGCCGCATTGGTAACATGGATCAGCAATTGCAAGAGCGTATCAGTCAGCTATCTATCGAACAACTGGAGAATCTTGCCGAAGCACTATTGGATTTTTCAACTCAAGCAGATTTAACGACTTGGTTGCAAGATCAATCAAATTAG